One Pseudoalteromonas sp. NC201 DNA segment encodes these proteins:
- a CDS encoding DUF58 domain-containing protein: MNDIKQFNSASWFNESHSNGVELSLKELLFYKSKAHLLSLKPRGKVKSAQSGQYLAPHKGRGMEFAEVRQYQYGDDIRAIDWRVTARTGEAHTKLFQEEKERPVFVFCDFSSSMLFGSKLLLKSVLAAHLGILVSWAACQRGDRVGGVVFNDSNHHELKPIARDRGVLALAHQFCALHEQALIQKETHPSGDRFNENLKRLVHLAKPGSLIYLISDFTELNDESFKLLERATRHNEVIGCMVSDPFEHHLPEYSQAIEVSAGEQNWTLPLMDKQFRDKFSQNASDFFNRRLALLKRSGMSLQKYDASLPIELQIMRG, from the coding sequence ATGAACGACATCAAGCAGTTTAACTCGGCCAGCTGGTTTAATGAAAGCCACAGTAATGGTGTCGAACTCAGCCTGAAAGAGCTACTTTTTTATAAGTCCAAAGCGCATTTACTTTCGCTCAAACCGAGAGGAAAAGTGAAAAGTGCTCAATCAGGTCAATACCTTGCACCGCATAAAGGTCGAGGTATGGAGTTCGCTGAAGTCAGACAATACCAATATGGTGATGATATTCGTGCAATTGACTGGCGAGTTACCGCACGTACCGGTGAAGCACACACGAAACTCTTTCAAGAAGAGAAAGAGCGACCCGTTTTTGTATTTTGTGACTTTTCCTCAAGCATGCTATTTGGTTCAAAGCTGTTACTTAAGTCAGTACTTGCTGCGCACTTAGGCATTTTAGTGTCTTGGGCTGCATGCCAACGCGGCGACCGTGTTGGTGGGGTGGTATTTAATGACAGCAATCACCACGAGCTAAAGCCGATTGCTCGCGACCGTGGAGTGCTTGCGCTAGCTCATCAGTTCTGTGCCCTACACGAACAAGCATTAATTCAAAAAGAGACTCACCCCTCGGGGGATCGTTTCAATGAGAATTTAAAACGACTTGTGCATCTAGCCAAACCTGGCAGCCTGATTTATCTCATTTCGGACTTTACGGAGTTGAATGATGAAAGCTTTAAATTGCTAGAGCGAGCCACTCGCCATAACGAAGTCATTGGTTGTATGGTAAGCGATCCTTTTGAGCATCATCTGCCTGAATATAGTCAAGCGATTGAGGTCTCAGCTGGAGAACAAAACTGGACATTGCCCTTGATGGACAAGCAATTTAGAGACAAATTCTCGCAAAATGCGTCTGACTTTTTCAATCGAAGATTAGCGCTACTTAAGCGTTCTGGTATGTCGTTACAAAAGTACGACGCGTCATTACCAATCGAATTACAAATCATGAGGGGTTAA
- a CDS encoding YfcL family protein, with translation MSLVEYVEKAQQFFDELVDRASDDELFAGGYLRGHFDLAVGYAQVEEADLSIDELNAKVESSLVKAYRNGELNDDDKAHVVSIWEQVQNLK, from the coding sequence ATGTCTTTAGTAGAATATGTAGAGAAAGCGCAGCAGTTTTTTGATGAGCTTGTTGATAGAGCGAGCGATGATGAATTATTTGCTGGTGGCTATTTACGCGGTCACTTTGATTTAGCGGTAGGCTATGCACAAGTAGAGGAAGCAGATCTTTCGATTGATGAGCTAAATGCCAAAGTTGAAAGCAGCTTGGTAAAAGCATACCGAAATGGAGAGCTAAATGACGATGATAAAGCGCACGTGGTTTCTATTTGGGAGCAGGTGCAAAATCTAAAATAA
- a CDS encoding DUF4381 domain-containing protein → MQVNPLDQLNDVVIPQSVSWWPLSYPMWGAICVLLTIFGATCWLLYRRQQFLKAKKEAVKLSHSQDNAQALHTILKRLVKHYYGDTAASRSGQAWLTLQARLTRVELTQQELDSLYAPTQDPALSDKLCRAINTFKVKERLDV, encoded by the coding sequence ATGCAAGTCAATCCACTCGACCAGCTTAATGATGTGGTCATCCCTCAAAGCGTGAGCTGGTGGCCACTTTCTTATCCAATGTGGGGAGCCATTTGTGTTCTACTCACAATATTTGGGGCTACGTGTTGGCTATTATATCGTCGCCAGCAATTTTTAAAGGCAAAAAAGGAAGCCGTAAAACTGAGTCATTCGCAGGATAATGCCCAAGCATTACACACCATACTCAAACGTTTAGTAAAACATTATTACGGTGATACCGCTGCGAGTAGATCGGGCCAAGCATGGTTAACGCTGCAAGCAAGACTCACACGTGTTGAACTCACTCAGCAAGAGCTCGACTCGTTATATGCTCCGACTCAAGACCCCGCACTCAGCGATAAACTATGTCGTGCGATTAATACCTTCAAAGTGAAGGAGCGTCTCGATGTTTGA
- a CDS encoding AAA family ATPase, translating to MAVNEFSQLKEYLDTQILGQSALTESLLIALLADGHLLVEGPPGLAKTRAVNALAKGIEGSFQRVQFTPDLLPSDVTGTDIYRQQTNEFVFEKGPLFHHLILADEINRAPAKVQSALLEAMAERQITVGKTTYPLPELFMVMATQNPLEQEGTYPLPEAQLDRFLLHLNIDYPDAETEVDILRLTRGEALEEYQATFTPISQATLFEARKTVLSMHLAEPLEQYLVQLIIATRQPQRFDATLASWIDYGASPRATIALDKCSRAHAWLQGRDFVTPEDIQAVVHNVLRHRIVLSYEAQADGITKDQVISKILELVAVP from the coding sequence ATGGCAGTAAACGAGTTTTCTCAACTAAAAGAATATTTAGACACCCAAATTTTAGGACAAAGTGCACTGACCGAATCCTTGCTTATCGCGCTTTTAGCAGATGGTCATTTATTGGTTGAAGGCCCCCCAGGTCTAGCTAAGACCCGCGCAGTAAATGCGCTAGCTAAAGGCATTGAAGGGAGCTTCCAACGCGTCCAATTTACCCCTGACTTATTGCCTTCTGATGTAACTGGTACAGATATCTATCGCCAACAAACCAATGAATTTGTATTTGAGAAAGGCCCGCTTTTTCATCATTTGATTTTGGCTGACGAAATCAACCGAGCGCCAGCCAAAGTGCAATCAGCGCTACTAGAAGCAATGGCCGAGCGCCAAATAACCGTTGGCAAAACAACGTATCCGTTACCTGAGCTGTTTATGGTAATGGCAACGCAAAACCCGCTTGAACAAGAAGGTACATACCCGCTACCTGAAGCACAGCTTGACCGCTTTTTACTCCATCTGAATATCGATTATCCGGATGCAGAAACCGAGGTCGATATTTTGCGCCTCACTCGTGGCGAGGCGTTGGAGGAGTACCAAGCGACCTTCACACCGATCAGTCAAGCAACCCTATTTGAGGCCCGTAAAACCGTACTAAGCATGCACCTTGCTGAGCCTCTGGAGCAATATCTTGTACAATTAATTATTGCGACCAGACAGCCACAACGCTTTGATGCAACGCTTGCAAGCTGGATTGATTATGGTGCGAGCCCTCGAGCTACAATTGCGCTTGATAAATGTTCTCGTGCTCATGCTTGGCTACAAGGCAGAGATTTTGTCACACCAGAAGATATTCAAGCTGTGGTGCATAACGTGCTACGCCACCGTATCGTGCTGAGTTATGAAGCACAGGCCGATGGGATCACCAAAGATCAGGTGATCAGTAAGATTTTAGAATTGGTTGCTGTTCCATAA
- a CDS encoding ATP-NAD kinase family protein: MQFKLGLIINPLAGLGGSVALKGSDGAETAQQALALGAEPRANQRAKTALTQLLSHQENIEIYTVNGEMGERTAKELGFNTQVIYQTQSTATRPEDTETAAQMMQQHGVDLILFAGGDGTARNICHAVGDSCPVLGIPAGCKIHSGVYAITPKAAGRVVELLVTGELVSIGEADVMDIDEAAFREGTVRAKRFGEMQVPTELRYVQAVKNGGKESDELVLADIAAYVVAEMEEDETYIMGSGSTVAAVMEEMGLDNTLLGVDVVRDQALIAQDQTAQQLLSLADNKTKLVITLIGGQGHIFGRGNQQLSPNLIKKIGKDNIILIATKSKLKALNGRPLIADTGDEQLDESLAGFIKVITGFNDHVMYAIGHQE, from the coding sequence ATGCAATTTAAGCTTGGACTTATCATCAATCCTTTAGCTGGACTTGGTGGGAGCGTTGCACTAAAAGGTAGCGATGGCGCAGAAACAGCTCAACAAGCTTTGGCGTTAGGTGCAGAGCCTCGCGCTAATCAGCGAGCAAAAACGGCTTTAACACAACTGCTTTCACATCAAGAAAATATCGAAATATACACTGTTAATGGTGAGATGGGGGAGCGTACGGCAAAAGAGCTGGGTTTTAACACCCAAGTGATTTATCAAACTCAAAGTACGGCAACTCGTCCTGAAGATACCGAGACCGCAGCGCAAATGATGCAACAGCATGGTGTCGATTTGATTTTGTTTGCTGGTGGCGATGGTACTGCCCGCAACATTTGCCACGCGGTGGGTGATTCATGTCCTGTACTTGGGATCCCTGCTGGGTGCAAAATTCATAGCGGCGTATACGCGATAACGCCAAAAGCAGCAGGTAGAGTCGTTGAACTTTTGGTTACCGGAGAGCTTGTCTCCATTGGCGAAGCCGATGTGATGGACATTGATGAAGCAGCATTTCGTGAAGGGACTGTGCGCGCTAAGCGATTTGGTGAAATGCAAGTGCCGACCGAGCTGAGATATGTACAAGCGGTGAAAAACGGTGGTAAAGAAAGCGATGAATTAGTGTTAGCCGATATCGCTGCCTACGTGGTTGCCGAAATGGAAGAAGATGAAACCTACATTATGGGGTCTGGTTCTACCGTTGCAGCAGTGATGGAAGAGATGGGACTTGATAATACACTTCTTGGTGTTGATGTTGTAAGGGACCAAGCGCTGATCGCCCAAGATCAAACTGCGCAGCAATTGTTGTCCCTTGCTGATAACAAAACAAAGCTAGTGATCACATTAATTGGTGGGCAAGGACATATTTTTGGCCGCGGTAATCAGCAGCTAAGTCCTAACCTCATCAAAAAAATCGGCAAAGATAATATTATCCTTATCGCCACAAAATCGAAATTAAAGGCCTTAAATGGTCGTCCTTTAATTGCTGATACCGGTGACGAACAACTTGATGAGTCCTTAGCTGGATTTATTAAAGTGATCACTGGGTTCAATGACCATGTAATGTACGCCATAGGCCATCAAGAATAA
- the fadJ gene encoding fatty acid oxidation complex subunit alpha FadJ has protein sequence MSVFSYELNDHKVAIVTIDVPGEKMNTLRDTFADELLEIIAKSKQDDVTGMVFISGKDDNFIAGADIKMLDSAKTREDALAISEMCHKTFFKLADLPFPTVAAIHGVALGGGLEFALACDYRVCTEDSKTKLGLPEVQLGLLPGGGGTQRLPKLVGIQKALEWMLTGKQVRPKQAKKAGLVDDSVPHSILLDVAVKLARKGKPKPRKPNLDKISQLLESNPFGRNIIFKKAQENVEKKTGGHYPAPSAIIKAVRASVELDKLKGYKTEAEGFADLVMSEVSRSLRGIFFATTEMKKDFQGEDLAPVKRVAVLGGGLMGAGITHVSAVKAGTPVRIKDVAHQGISNALNYSYKILTQRQKRRIISKAEMQSTLNMITGTTDYSGFKHTDMVIEAVFEDLDLKQSMVADIERECSESTIFASNTSSLPIGQIAAKATRPENVIGLHYFSPVEKMPLVEIIPHDTTSDEVIARTVAFARKQGKTPIVVKDKAGFYVNRILAPYVNEAANLLLAGEPIEKIDQALVEFGFPVGPLALLDEVGVDIGSKIAPILEKELGARFKAPDAFARMIDSKRLGRKSGRGFYTYEGKKGKQVDESVYELLGVTPSPKLNKQEIANRCVAQMLNEAARCLDEGIIRNARDGDIGAIFGIGFPPFLGGPFSYMDKKGANKVCSELSTYAADNPVFTPAEPLLAMAEEGKAYYE, from the coding sequence ATGTCAGTATTTTCTTATGAATTAAACGACCATAAAGTCGCCATCGTCACCATCGACGTGCCGGGCGAAAAAATGAACACCCTACGTGATACATTTGCTGATGAATTATTAGAGATCATCGCAAAGAGTAAGCAAGACGACGTAACGGGTATGGTTTTTATCAGTGGTAAAGACGATAATTTTATCGCTGGTGCAGACATTAAAATGCTAGACAGCGCGAAAACCCGTGAAGATGCGTTAGCGATTTCGGAAATGTGTCATAAAACCTTTTTTAAATTGGCTGATTTACCATTCCCAACCGTTGCCGCGATCCACGGTGTAGCACTGGGGGGCGGCTTGGAGTTTGCGCTGGCTTGTGATTACCGTGTTTGTACCGAAGACAGCAAGACTAAACTGGGTCTTCCTGAAGTACAGCTTGGTCTATTGCCAGGTGGTGGCGGTACACAGCGTCTACCAAAATTAGTTGGTATTCAAAAAGCACTTGAATGGATGCTAACTGGTAAACAAGTTCGACCTAAGCAAGCGAAAAAAGCGGGCCTAGTTGACGATTCCGTGCCGCACAGTATTTTACTCGACGTAGCGGTGAAGCTTGCGAGAAAAGGTAAGCCTAAGCCTCGCAAACCGAATTTAGACAAAATTAGCCAATTGCTAGAGTCTAACCCGTTCGGACGCAATATCATTTTCAAAAAAGCACAAGAAAATGTTGAGAAGAAAACGGGTGGTCACTATCCAGCGCCGTCCGCTATCATCAAAGCGGTACGTGCATCTGTAGAGCTGGACAAGCTTAAAGGTTATAAAACCGAAGCCGAGGGTTTTGCTGATTTAGTGATGTCTGAAGTATCCCGCTCGCTACGTGGGATTTTCTTTGCGACAACGGAAATGAAAAAGGATTTCCAAGGTGAAGATCTTGCTCCTGTGAAGCGTGTTGCAGTGCTAGGTGGTGGCTTAATGGGCGCAGGTATTACCCATGTTAGTGCGGTTAAAGCAGGCACTCCAGTACGTATTAAAGATGTTGCGCATCAGGGCATTAGCAACGCATTAAATTACAGCTATAAGATCCTAACGCAACGCCAAAAGCGTCGTATTATTTCAAAGGCAGAGATGCAGTCAACTTTGAATATGATCACGGGGACAACAGATTACTCTGGTTTTAAACACACAGACATGGTGATTGAAGCTGTATTTGAAGACTTAGACCTTAAACAGTCGATGGTAGCGGATATTGAACGCGAATGCAGTGAGAGTACAATATTTGCAAGTAATACGTCATCATTACCAATCGGCCAAATCGCGGCAAAAGCAACGCGTCCTGAAAACGTAATTGGTTTGCATTATTTCTCGCCAGTAGAAAAAATGCCGCTGGTGGAGATCATTCCGCACGATACCACCAGTGATGAGGTTATTGCGCGCACTGTGGCGTTTGCTCGCAAGCAGGGGAAAACCCCAATCGTAGTAAAAGACAAAGCTGGTTTTTACGTAAACCGTATTCTGGCTCCTTATGTCAACGAAGCGGCAAATCTTTTGCTTGCCGGTGAGCCGATAGAGAAAATCGATCAAGCCTTGGTTGAGTTTGGTTTCCCTGTTGGTCCTCTTGCGCTTCTTGATGAAGTAGGTGTAGACATTGGCTCTAAGATTGCGCCAATCCTAGAAAAAGAATTAGGTGCTCGCTTTAAGGCGCCGGATGCTTTTGCACGTATGATAGATAGCAAACGTCTTGGTCGCAAATCTGGTCGTGGTTTCTACACCTATGAAGGTAAAAAAGGCAAGCAAGTGGACGAGTCAGTTTATGAGTTACTCGGTGTCACGCCTTCTCCTAAATTGAATAAACAAGAAATTGCGAACCGCTGCGTTGCGCAGATGCTCAATGAGGCTGCTCGCTGTCTTGATGAAGGTATTATTCGTAATGCAAGAGATGGTGATATCGGTGCTATTTTTGGCATTGGTTTCCCACCATTCTTGGGCGGCCCATTTAGTTATATGGACAAAAAAGGCGCCAATAAGGTGTGTTCAGAGCTATCAACATACGCTGCTGACAACCCTGTATTTACACCTGCGGAGCCGCTACTCGCAATGGCCGAAGAAGGCAAAGCTTATTACGAGTAA
- the fadI gene encoding acetyl-CoA C-acyltransferase FadI, with amino-acid sequence MSEQNILKTSKGDRIAIVSGLRTPFAKQATAFHHVPALDLGKIVVNEMLERLNFDRKEIDQLVFGQVVQMPEAPNIAREIVLGTGMPVSVDAYSVSRACATSFQAIANVAESIISGQVSVGVAGGADSSSVLPIGVSKKLAGSLVDLNKARTLKQRLQIFSKLRLKDLLPVPPAVAEYSTGLSMGQTAEQMAKTHGISRADQDAMAHRSHTLAAKAWSEGLLNNEVMAAHVEPYKSFIDKDNNIRENSSLESYAKLKPVFDRQHGSVTAANATPLTDGAAAVLMMSESKAKALGYDILGYVRSFAFSAIGVHEDMLMGPAHSTPVALDRAGITLADLDLIEMHEAFAAQALSNMKMFGSDKFAQEKLGRSKAIGEIDMDKFNVLGGSLAYGHPFAATGARLITQSLHELKRRGGGLALTTACAAGGLGAAFVLESA; translated from the coding sequence ATGTCTGAACAAAACATACTAAAAACATCAAAAGGCGACCGAATCGCTATCGTGAGCGGCCTGCGTACGCCATTCGCAAAGCAAGCTACCGCTTTTCACCACGTTCCAGCCCTAGATTTAGGCAAAATCGTCGTCAACGAAATGCTTGAGCGTTTGAACTTCGATCGTAAAGAAATCGACCAACTGGTATTCGGTCAAGTTGTACAAATGCCGGAAGCACCAAACATTGCGCGTGAAATCGTGCTTGGCACTGGCATGCCAGTTTCGGTTGACGCTTACTCTGTATCACGTGCATGCGCAACCAGTTTCCAAGCGATTGCTAACGTTGCAGAGAGTATTATTTCAGGCCAAGTGAGTGTCGGTGTTGCTGGTGGTGCGGATTCTTCATCAGTGTTACCGATTGGCGTGAGCAAAAAGCTTGCCGGTAGCCTTGTTGACTTGAACAAAGCACGTACGCTTAAACAGCGTTTACAGATTTTCTCAAAGCTAAGACTCAAAGACTTACTGCCAGTGCCACCGGCAGTTGCGGAATATTCAACTGGCTTATCAATGGGGCAAACCGCTGAGCAAATGGCTAAGACTCACGGGATCAGCCGTGCAGATCAAGATGCGATGGCGCACCGTTCACATACCTTAGCTGCAAAAGCATGGTCAGAAGGCTTATTAAACAATGAAGTGATGGCTGCCCATGTTGAGCCATACAAAAGCTTTATTGATAAAGATAATAACATCCGTGAAAACTCCTCATTGGAAAGCTACGCTAAGTTAAAGCCTGTATTTGACAGACAGCACGGCTCAGTAACTGCAGCAAATGCAACGCCACTGACCGATGGTGCAGCGGCAGTATTAATGATGAGCGAAAGCAAAGCAAAAGCGCTTGGCTACGATATCTTAGGTTATGTGCGTAGTTTCGCCTTCTCTGCAATCGGCGTACACGAAGATATGTTGATGGGTCCTGCACATTCAACGCCTGTAGCACTTGACCGAGCGGGTATTACCCTTGCTGATCTTGACCTGATAGAAATGCATGAAGCTTTCGCAGCGCAAGCGCTGTCCAATATGAAAATGTTTGGCTCAGACAAATTCGCGCAAGAAAAACTTGGTCGCAGTAAAGCAATTGGCGAAATCGACATGGATAAGTTTAACGTGCTTGGTGGTTCACTTGCATATGGTCACCCATTCGCAGCAACCGGTGCACGCTTGATCACGCAAAGCTTACATGAGCTTAAACGCCGCGGCGGTGGTCTTGCATTGACAACTGCCTGTGCTGCAGGTGGTCTTGGAGCCGCATTCGTATTGGAGAGCGCATAA
- a CDS encoding vWA domain-containing protein: protein MFEFSWPLAFLLLPLPWLIAKFKPSIAQTNINIRMPSAAKLQLASTNQLNKRAKVSLVETLVWLLLVTAAANPTWLDDPIVVPNEGRDIMLAVDLSASMTEQDMEYQGRLVDRLSVVKAVVSDFIEARQGDRLGLILFGDTAFLQTPLTRDLATVSQMLSEAQIGLVGRATAIGDAIGLSVKRFGEREQSNKILILLTDGQNTAGNLQPEEALILAREEGIKIYTVGVGSDGRRGFGLFGFNSMAGSSIDEKTLQHIAKETGGQYFRAKDVEGLQQIYAMLDELEPISDETQTFRPKISLFYIPLLAILGLLFVAQLSLVLRTKLRG from the coding sequence ATGTTTGAGTTTAGTTGGCCCCTTGCCTTTTTATTGTTACCTCTGCCTTGGCTAATTGCGAAGTTTAAACCGAGTATCGCGCAGACCAACATTAATATTCGTATGCCAAGTGCCGCAAAGTTACAACTCGCGAGCACAAATCAACTCAATAAGCGCGCAAAAGTAAGCCTAGTGGAAACACTCGTCTGGCTACTACTGGTAACCGCAGCGGCAAACCCGACTTGGCTTGACGACCCAATCGTTGTGCCAAACGAGGGACGCGATATTATGCTTGCCGTTGACTTATCGGCTTCAATGACAGAGCAAGATATGGAATACCAAGGTCGCTTAGTGGACAGATTGTCTGTCGTCAAAGCCGTTGTTAGCGACTTTATCGAAGCGCGCCAAGGAGATCGTCTAGGACTTATTCTTTTTGGTGACACCGCGTTTTTGCAAACGCCACTCACCCGAGATTTAGCGACGGTTAGCCAAATGCTTAGTGAGGCACAAATTGGTTTAGTTGGACGCGCCACAGCGATTGGCGATGCTATTGGTTTGTCGGTAAAACGTTTTGGCGAACGTGAACAAAGTAACAAAATCTTGATTTTGCTGACCGATGGTCAAAACACCGCGGGCAACCTTCAACCAGAAGAAGCACTGATCTTAGCCCGAGAAGAAGGCATAAAGATTTATACTGTTGGCGTTGGCTCTGATGGCAGACGCGGTTTTGGTTTATTTGGTTTTAACTCTATGGCTGGTAGTAGTATCGACGAGAAAACGTTGCAACATATCGCCAAAGAAACTGGTGGGCAATATTTTCGCGCAAAAGACGTGGAAGGCCTACAACAGATCTACGCTATGCTCGATGAGCTAGAGCCAATAAGTGATGAAACACAGACTTTCCGTCCTAAGATTTCACTGTTTTATATTCCTCTCCTCGCGATACTCGGCTTGCTTTTTGTGGCTCAGCTAAGTCTCGTATTAAGAACAAAATTAAGAGGGTAA
- a CDS encoding sensor domain-containing diguanylate cyclase has protein sequence MNKRIFLQISGLVIFTILVSGGLFYWSTLLNHSISSFHQSWQSETEVAIKRAELLAELERSFGYNGFIHHFKNYVLRQDEIYYEQALADVEATKATILKLQSTVLSSQETKALAVIQHTFDEYTQMLALAKSKFTSGRLSSEVVDRLVRVDDTDAEVAFNYLRKLIGEKFELAKQNQSVKLAQTQELSNTGVLLLLPIVLLFACLNIFTLIFVVKLINEKRKLFNSTPDAILYCDKDGRLKEVNKACTDLFGYQPQELLGMKVEDLIPERYTGKHVADREKFQGTSTMRRVTHDGLKIVGRHQSGVEIPVDIALSTVSVSKNDVFIAVIRDLRQEQELKNRAELDFLTQVMNRRKIEALLKEEVQRAIRYHRALSLLVIDVDHFKQLNDTAGHQDGDNALKEVGQFLREQARPSDHIGRWGGDEFVIICPETRPDAALNFAQRLVHEFTRFTSFGLTFSIGVAGYELIGESFNHKRCFEEADLALYESKKSGRDRASLYIAPRSSLDKKA, from the coding sequence ATGAATAAACGTATTTTTTTGCAGATCAGTGGCTTAGTTATATTTACTATTTTGGTGAGTGGTGGTCTATTTTATTGGTCCACTTTGTTAAACCACTCCATTTCCTCATTTCATCAGTCATGGCAATCAGAAACTGAAGTTGCAATTAAACGTGCCGAGCTGCTAGCTGAGCTAGAGCGTAGTTTTGGTTATAACGGCTTTATTCATCACTTCAAAAATTATGTACTACGTCAAGACGAGATTTATTACGAACAGGCTTTAGCTGATGTTGAAGCCACCAAAGCGACCATCTTAAAATTGCAAAGTACGGTGCTAAGCAGTCAAGAGACAAAGGCATTAGCCGTTATTCAACACACCTTTGATGAATATACACAAATGCTTGCGCTTGCTAAGTCAAAATTTACATCAGGTAGGTTGAGCTCTGAAGTGGTGGACCGCTTAGTGAGAGTAGATGACACTGACGCAGAAGTTGCATTTAACTATTTGCGTAAGTTGATTGGAGAAAAATTTGAGCTTGCAAAGCAAAATCAATCTGTAAAGCTTGCTCAAACCCAAGAGTTGAGTAACACCGGTGTATTGTTGTTACTACCAATAGTCTTGTTGTTTGCTTGCTTAAACATCTTCACGCTCATTTTTGTGGTTAAACTTATCAACGAGAAACGAAAGTTATTCAATTCTACTCCTGATGCCATTTTATATTGTGACAAAGACGGTAGGCTTAAAGAAGTCAATAAGGCGTGTACTGACTTGTTTGGTTATCAACCTCAAGAACTACTAGGTATGAAGGTTGAAGACCTCATCCCAGAACGGTATACCGGTAAACACGTCGCGGACAGAGAAAAGTTCCAAGGTACCTCTACGATGCGCAGAGTGACGCATGATGGCCTTAAAATTGTAGGGCGACATCAATCAGGTGTGGAGATCCCGGTGGATATCGCGTTATCCACGGTGTCCGTCTCTAAAAATGATGTTTTCATTGCGGTGATCCGAGATTTACGTCAAGAACAAGAATTGAAGAACCGAGCTGAACTGGATTTCTTAACTCAGGTTATGAATCGCAGAAAGATTGAAGCGCTGCTGAAAGAAGAAGTGCAGCGGGCCATACGTTATCATCGAGCGCTATCGCTACTGGTAATCGACGTTGATCATTTTAAACAATTAAATGATACCGCAGGACACCAAGATGGTGATAATGCATTGAAGGAAGTTGGGCAGTTTCTAAGAGAGCAAGCACGCCCAAGCGACCATATTGGACGATGGGGCGGTGATGAATTTGTGATTATCTGCCCTGAAACTCGGCCGGATGCCGCGCTTAATTTTGCACAACGACTGGTGCATGAATTTACCCGTTTCACCAGTTTTGGACTGACATTTAGCATTGGCGTCGCGGGGTACGAGCTTATTGGCGAAAGCTTTAATCACAAACGATGTTTTGAAGAAGCTGATTTAGCCCTCTATGAGTCGAAAAAGTCAGGTCGAGATCGTGCTTCGCTTTATATCGCGCCACGCAGCTCGTTGGACAAAAAGGCATAG
- a CDS encoding elongation factor P hydroxylase, producing MHKIEDLIAVFNGLFLHTLNTELVVGDDEPIYLPANESYPHHRIIFAHGFYASALHEVAHWLVAGEARRQLEDYGYWYCPDGRDKAQQLEFEKVEVKPQAIEWALSVAAGFSFNVSVDNLNGEQTCRFSFQQRVHQQVLALLESGFNTRTTQLLNALRNFYNTPWPLRQQQFNWDIPTELSMEFDDAI from the coding sequence ATGCATAAAATAGAAGACCTCATTGCTGTTTTTAATGGGTTATTCCTGCACACGCTCAACACGGAGCTGGTAGTGGGCGACGACGAGCCCATCTATCTACCTGCAAATGAATCATACCCTCATCACCGCATTATTTTTGCTCATGGCTTTTATGCTAGTGCTTTGCATGAAGTTGCGCACTGGCTTGTTGCGGGTGAAGCGCGTCGTCAACTCGAAGATTACGGCTACTGGTATTGTCCCGATGGACGAGATAAAGCGCAGCAGCTCGAATTTGAAAAAGTGGAAGTGAAACCACAAGCGATTGAGTGGGCGTTAAGCGTCGCAGCTGGTTTTTCATTTAATGTTTCCGTTGATAACCTCAACGGTGAACAAACTTGCCGTTTCAGCTTTCAACAACGGGTGCATCAGCAAGTGCTAGCTTTATTAGAAAGCGGATTTAATACCAGAACAACTCAACTACTCAACGCATTACGCAATTTTTATAATACACCTTGGCCTTTACGCCAGCAGCAATTTAACTGGGATATCCCGACAGAGCTAAGCATGGAGTTTGACGATGCAATTTAA